One window of the Mycobacterium haemophilum DSM 44634 genome contains the following:
- a CDS encoding GuaB1 family IMP dehydrogenase-related protein, translating to MRFLDGHRPGFDLTYNDVFIVPNRSEVASRFDVDLSTNDGSGTTIPVVVANMTAVAGRRMAETVARRGGLVILPQDLPIAVVQQTVEFVKSRDLVLDTPVLLTPDDSVSDATALIHKRAHGVAVVASEGRPIGLVSESSCLGVDRFTRVRDVAATDFVTAPVGTDPRKVFDLLEHAPIDVAVLTNADGTLAGVLTRTGAIRTGIYTPATDARGRLRVGAAVGINGDVAGKAQSLAEAGVDVLVVDTAHGYQVKTLEAISRVASLTLGVPLVAGNVVSAEGTRELLGAGATIVKVGVGPGAMCTTRMMTGVGRPQFSAVLECASAARQLDGHVWADGGVRHPRDVALALAAGASNVMIGSWFAGTYESPGDLMRDHDDQPYKESYGMASKRAVVARAAADSPFDRARKALFEEGISTSRMGLDPDRGGVEDLIDHITSGVRSTCTYVGASTLAELHERAVVGVQSAAGFAEGHPLPSGW from the coding sequence ATGAGGTTTCTGGACGGGCATCGGCCCGGGTTCGATCTGACCTATAACGACGTCTTTATCGTGCCGAACCGGTCGGAAGTCGCGTCGCGGTTCGACGTCGATTTGTCGACCAACGATGGCTCGGGCACCACTATTCCGGTGGTGGTCGCCAACATGACGGCGGTGGCCGGGCGGCGGATGGCGGAGACGGTGGCGCGCCGGGGCGGCCTGGTGATCCTGCCGCAGGATCTACCGATTGCGGTGGTGCAGCAGACAGTGGAGTTCGTCAAGAGCCGTGACCTGGTTCTGGACACCCCGGTGTTGCTGACACCCGACGATTCGGTGTCCGACGCCACCGCACTGATCCATAAGCGCGCGCACGGTGTTGCGGTGGTGGCCTCCGAGGGCCGCCCCATTGGTCTGGTGAGCGAATCGTCCTGCCTGGGTGTGGACCGCTTCACCCGGGTGCGAGATGTCGCGGCGACCGACTTCGTGACCGCCCCGGTGGGCACCGATCCGCGCAAGGTCTTCGACCTGCTCGAGCATGCCCCGATCGACGTCGCGGTGCTGACCAACGCCGACGGCACGCTGGCTGGAGTACTGACCCGCACCGGGGCGATCCGCACCGGCATCTACACTCCGGCCACCGATGCCCGCGGACGGCTCCGTGTCGGCGCTGCCGTCGGCATCAACGGCGATGTCGCCGGCAAGGCCCAGTCTCTCGCCGAGGCCGGCGTCGACGTGCTGGTTGTCGACACCGCGCACGGATACCAAGTCAAGACGCTGGAGGCGATCAGCCGCGTGGCATCACTGACCTTGGGTGTGCCGTTGGTCGCGGGCAACGTGGTGTCGGCGGAAGGTACCCGCGAGCTACTCGGCGCCGGGGCGACCATCGTCAAGGTCGGGGTTGGCCCGGGGGCGATGTGCACGACTCGAATGATGACCGGTGTGGGCCGACCCCAATTCTCGGCTGTGCTCGAATGCGCTTCTGCGGCAAGGCAGCTCGATGGGCACGTGTGGGCTGATGGCGGGGTCCGGCATCCGCGTGATGTGGCGCTGGCGTTGGCCGCAGGGGCATCGAACGTGATGATCGGGTCGTGGTTCGCCGGCACTTACGAGTCGCCCGGGGACCTTATGCGGGACCACGACGACCAGCCGTACAAGGAAAGCTACGGCATGGCGTCCAAGCGGGCGGTGGTCGCCCGCGCCGCCGCCGACAGCCCATTCGATCGCGCTCGCAAGGCGTTGTTCGAGGAAGGCATCTCGACCTCGCGAATGGGGCTGGATCCTGACCGCGGCGGTGTCGAGGACCTGATCGACCACATCACCTCCGGCGTGCGCAGCACCTGCACCTATGTCGGCGCGTCGACCCTGGCGGAGCTGCATGAAAGGGCTGTCGTCGGGGTGCAGTCGGCGGCCGGTTTTGCCGAGGGCCATCCGCTGCCCTCGGGCTGGTGA
- the gndA gene encoding NADP-dependent phosphogluconate dehydrogenase, translating to MSSSESKTASAQIGVTGLAVMGSNIARNFARHGYTVALHNRSITKTDALLKEHGAEGKFVRSETIPEFLAALQTPRRVLIMVKAGAPTDAVINELADAMEPGDIIIDGGNSLFTDTIRREKAMRERGLHFVGAGISGGEEGALNGPSIMPGGPAESYTSLGPLLEEISAHVDGVPCCTHIGPDGSGHFVKMVHNGIEYSDMQLIGEAYQLLRDGLGMGALQIADVFTEWNKGDLNSYLVEITAEVLRQTDAKTGKPLVDVIRDEAEQKGTGRWTVQSALDLGVPITGIAEAVFARALSGSVPQRKAAIGLASGKLGDKPADSETFTEDVRQALYASKIVAYAQGFNHIQAGSAEFGWNITPGDLATIWRGGCIIRAKFLNRIKEAFDGDPDLASLIVAPYFRSAVESAIDSWRRVVSTAAQLGIPNPGFSSALSYYDALRTERLPAALTQAQRDFFGAHTYGRIDATGKFHTLWSQDRSEVPV from the coding sequence ATGAGTTCGTCGGAATCGAAGACGGCCAGTGCGCAGATCGGCGTCACCGGGCTAGCCGTGATGGGTTCGAACATCGCCCGGAATTTCGCCCGACATGGCTACACCGTGGCGTTGCACAATCGGTCCATCACCAAGACCGACGCACTGCTCAAAGAGCACGGGGCTGAAGGAAAGTTCGTGCGCAGTGAGACGATTCCCGAGTTCCTTGCCGCGCTGCAGACCCCGCGACGTGTACTGATCATGGTCAAAGCCGGTGCCCCCACCGACGCCGTTATCAACGAACTCGCCGATGCCATGGAGCCCGGCGACATCATCATCGACGGCGGCAATTCGCTGTTCACCGACACCATCCGCCGCGAGAAAGCAATGCGCGAGCGTGGCCTGCACTTCGTCGGCGCCGGGATCTCCGGCGGCGAAGAGGGCGCGCTGAATGGGCCCTCGATTATGCCGGGCGGGCCCGCCGAGTCGTACACCTCGCTGGGCCCGCTGCTGGAGGAAATCTCCGCGCACGTCGACGGCGTGCCGTGCTGCACTCACATCGGGCCGGACGGGTCGGGGCACTTCGTCAAGATGGTTCACAACGGCATCGAGTACTCCGACATGCAGCTCATCGGCGAGGCCTACCAGCTGCTGCGCGACGGGCTGGGCATGGGTGCGCTGCAGATCGCCGACGTGTTCACCGAGTGGAATAAGGGCGATCTGAACAGCTACCTGGTCGAGATCACCGCCGAGGTGCTGCGCCAGACCGACGCCAAGACCGGCAAACCCCTCGTCGACGTCATCCGCGATGAAGCCGAGCAAAAAGGCACCGGCCGCTGGACCGTCCAGTCTGCTCTGGACTTGGGCGTGCCGATAACCGGAATAGCCGAGGCGGTTTTCGCGCGGGCATTGTCGGGTTCAGTGCCGCAACGCAAGGCCGCCATCGGGCTGGCCTCCGGCAAGTTGGGCGACAAGCCCGCCGACAGCGAGACATTCACCGAAGACGTCCGCCAGGCCCTGTATGCCTCCAAGATCGTGGCCTACGCGCAGGGTTTCAACCACATCCAGGCAGGTAGCGCCGAGTTCGGCTGGAACATCACACCGGGTGACCTGGCGACCATCTGGCGCGGCGGCTGCATCATCCGGGCGAAGTTCCTCAACCGCATCAAAGAAGCCTTCGATGGCGACCCCGACCTGGCCAGCCTGATCGTTGCGCCGTATTTCCGCAGTGCCGTCGAATCGGCGATTGACAGTTGGCGACGTGTGGTGTCCACAGCGGCGCAGCTGGGTATCCCAAATCCCGGATTCTCGTCCGCGTTGTCGTACTACGACGCGCTGCGCACCGAACGACTGCCGGCCGCCCTCACCCAGGCGCAACGCGACTTTTTCGGCGCGCACACCTACGGACGCATCGACGCCACGGGCAAATTCCACACACTATGGAGTCAAGACCGCAGCGAAGTTCCGGTCTAG
- a CDS encoding M56 family metallopeptidase, whose amino-acid sequence MSALAFTILAVLLVGPTPALVARSTWPLRAPRAAMVLWQAIALAAVLSAFSAGIAIASRVLMPGPDGRPTASIVGAAGRLGWPLWAAYVAAFALTVLVGVRLIVAIVRVAIATRRRRAHHRMVVDLVGVGHDVALAQPCARARDLRVLEVAQPLAYCLPGVRSRVVVSEGTLTTLNDAEVTAILTHERAHLRARHDLVLEAFTAVHAAFPRLVRSSAALGAVRLLVELLADDVAVRAAGRTPLARALVACASGRAPSGALAAGGPTTVLRVRRLSGRGNSAVLSAAAYLAAAAVLVVPTVALAVPWLTELQRLFSV is encoded by the coding sequence GTGTCCGCGCTGGCCTTCACCATCCTCGCGGTGCTGCTGGTTGGCCCCACACCGGCCCTAGTAGCACGTTCGACGTGGCCGTTGCGCGCCCCGCGCGCCGCGATGGTGTTGTGGCAGGCTATTGCGCTGGCCGCGGTGCTTTCGGCGTTCAGCGCCGGCATCGCGATCGCCAGTCGGGTGCTTATGCCCGGCCCTGACGGGCGGCCCACTGCCAGCATTGTCGGCGCCGCCGGTCGGCTCGGTTGGCCACTGTGGGCGGCATACGTCGCCGCCTTCGCGCTGACAGTGCTAGTCGGGGTGCGGCTCATCGTTGCGATAGTGCGAGTGGCCATCGCCACTCGGCGACGGCGGGCCCACCACCGCATGGTGGTCGACCTGGTCGGGGTCGGACATGATGTGGCCCTCGCGCAGCCGTGCGCCCGCGCCCGCGACCTTCGGGTCTTGGAGGTGGCGCAACCGCTGGCCTACTGTCTACCGGGCGTGCGCAGCCGGGTGGTGGTCAGCGAAGGGACGCTGACCACGCTCAACGACGCAGAAGTTACGGCCATCCTCACCCACGAGCGAGCTCATCTGCGTGCCCGCCACGACTTGGTGCTGGAGGCATTCACCGCGGTACATGCAGCCTTTCCGCGGCTCGTCCGTAGCTCCGCCGCGCTGGGTGCGGTGCGACTGCTCGTCGAACTGCTGGCCGATGATGTCGCGGTGCGTGCTGCGGGGCGCACTCCCCTGGCCCGGGCATTGGTTGCTTGCGCGTCCGGCCGGGCGCCGTCGGGCGCGTTGGCCGCGGGCGGTCCCACCACCGTGCTGCGCGTGCGCCGACTATCGGGGCGGGGCAACAGCGCGGTGCTGTCCGCGGCCGCATATTTGGCCGCGGCAGCCGTGTTGGTGGTGCCCACTGTCGCGCTAGCCGTGCCGTGGCTGACCGAGCTGCAACGGTTATTCAGTGTCTAA
- a CDS encoding BlaI/MecI/CopY family transcriptional regulator translates to MAKLTRLGDLERAVMDHLWSTQEPQTVRQVHEALSARRDLAYTTVMTVLQRLAKKNLVSQIRDDRAHRYAPVHGRDELVAGLMVDALAQAEDSGGRQAALVHFVERVGADEADALRRALAELEANPRTASSAGALAED, encoded by the coding sequence ATGGCCAAGCTGACGCGACTGGGGGATCTAGAACGCGCCGTGATGGATCATTTATGGTCCACGCAGGAACCCCAAACAGTTCGTCAGGTCCACGAAGCGTTGTCGGCGCGACGCGACCTCGCCTACACGACCGTGATGACCGTGCTGCAGCGGTTGGCCAAGAAGAACCTGGTCTCGCAGATCCGCGACGACCGGGCCCACCGGTACGCGCCTGTGCATGGCCGTGACGAACTGGTGGCTGGCTTAATGGTCGACGCGCTGGCCCAGGCCGAAGACTCCGGCGGCAGGCAAGCCGCGCTGGTGCATTTCGTCGAGCGGGTCGGGGCCGACGAGGCGGACGCACTGCGACGCGCACTTGCAGAACTGGAAGCGAATCCACGCACTGCGTCATCTGCTGGCGCTCTAGCGGAGGACTGA
- a CDS encoding PaaI family thioesterase: MQPQDTVNTPKSPSTTAPFDSELGLQFTELSPDGARAQLEVKPKLLQPMGLVHGGVYCSIIESMASMAAYTWLNSRGSGGNVVGVNNNTDFLRSISSGMVYGTAAPIHRGRRQQLWLVTLTDDTEREVARGQVRLQNLASDS; encoded by the coding sequence GTGCAACCGCAAGACACGGTCAATACCCCGAAAAGCCCGAGCACTACCGCACCGTTTGACAGCGAGTTGGGGCTGCAGTTCACCGAACTTAGCCCCGATGGCGCCCGCGCCCAGCTCGAGGTGAAGCCCAAGCTATTGCAGCCGATGGGCCTCGTGCACGGCGGTGTCTACTGCTCGATCATCGAAAGCATGGCCAGCATGGCCGCCTACACCTGGCTCAATAGTCGCGGCAGCGGCGGAAATGTCGTGGGCGTCAACAACAACACCGATTTCCTTCGCTCCATCAGCTCTGGGATGGTGTACGGCACCGCCGCACCGATCCACCGCGGCCGGCGTCAGCAGCTATGGCTAGTCACGCTCACCGACGACACCGAACGCGAGGTGGCCCGGGGTCAGGTGCGGTTGCAGAATCTGGCCAGCGACAGCTAG
- a CDS encoding NAD(P)/FAD-dependent oxidoreductase, whose amino-acid sequence MSAQPAATAAQDRRHQVVIIGSGFGGLNAAKKLKRANVDIKLIARTTHHLFQPLLYQVATGIISEGEIAPPTRVVLRKQRNVQVLLGNVTHIDLANQCVVSELLGHTYETPYDSLIVAAGAGQSYFGNDQFAEFAPGMKSIDDALELRGRILGAFEQAERSNDPERREKLLTFTVVGAGPTGVEMAGQIAELADHTLKGAFRHIDSTKARVVLLDAAPAVLPPMGEKLGRRAAARLQKMGVEIQLGAMVTDVDRNGITVKDSDGTVRRIESACKVWSAGVSASRLGRDLAEQSLVELDRAGRVKVLPDLSIPGYPNVFVVGDLAAVDGVPGVAQGAIQGAKYVANNIKAELGGADPAEREPFQYFDKGSMATVSRFSAVAKIGPLEFSGFIAWLMWLVLHLVYLIGFKTKITTLLSWTVTFLSTRRGQLTITDQQAFARTRLEQLAELAAEAQGAAVADKAAVQAS is encoded by the coding sequence ATGAGTGCCCAGCCAGCAGCCACAGCTGCTCAGGACCGTCGGCATCAAGTCGTCATCATCGGGTCAGGGTTTGGTGGTCTGAACGCGGCGAAGAAACTTAAGCGGGCCAATGTTGACATCAAGTTGATCGCCCGCACCACCCATCACCTGTTCCAGCCATTGCTGTACCAGGTGGCCACCGGAATCATCTCCGAAGGGGAAATCGCGCCGCCGACCCGGGTCGTCTTGCGCAAGCAGCGCAACGTCCAAGTGCTGCTCGGCAACGTCACCCACATAGACCTGGCTAACCAGTGCGTCGTGTCGGAGCTACTCGGTCATACCTATGAAACGCCCTATGACAGCCTGATCGTCGCCGCGGGCGCTGGCCAGTCGTACTTCGGGAATGACCAATTCGCTGAATTCGCACCCGGTATGAAGTCGATCGATGACGCGCTGGAACTGCGTGGGCGGATTTTAGGCGCCTTCGAGCAGGCCGAGCGGTCAAACGATCCGGAACGGCGCGAGAAGCTGCTGACATTCACCGTGGTCGGAGCCGGCCCCACCGGTGTCGAGATGGCCGGACAAATTGCCGAATTGGCCGACCACACGTTGAAAGGCGCATTCCGTCACATCGACTCGACCAAGGCGCGGGTAGTCCTGCTCGACGCTGCCCCTGCGGTGTTGCCGCCGATGGGCGAAAAGCTGGGCCGTCGCGCGGCCGCGCGGTTGCAGAAGATGGGCGTGGAGATCCAGTTGGGTGCGATGGTCACAGATGTGGACCGCAATGGCATCACGGTCAAAGACTCCGACGGCACGGTCCGGCGCATCGAATCGGCCTGCAAGGTGTGGTCCGCGGGGGTCTCGGCAAGCCGGCTGGGCAGAGACCTTGCCGAACAGTCCTTGGTCGAACTCGACCGGGCCGGTCGGGTAAAAGTGCTGCCCGATCTGTCCATCCCCGGGTATCCGAACGTGTTTGTGGTTGGTGACTTGGCCGCCGTCGACGGCGTGCCGGGGGTCGCGCAGGGTGCTATCCAGGGCGCCAAGTACGTAGCAAACAACATCAAGGCCGAACTCGGCGGTGCCGACCCCGCAGAGCGTGAGCCGTTCCAGTACTTCGACAAGGGCTCCATGGCCACGGTGTCGCGGTTTTCCGCGGTAGCCAAGATCGGTCCGCTGGAGTTCAGCGGCTTTATTGCCTGGCTGATGTGGTTGGTGCTGCACCTGGTGTACCTGATCGGCTTCAAGACCAAGATCACCACGTTGCTGTCGTGGACGGTGACCTTTTTGAGCACTCGGCGGGGCCAGCTGACCATTACCGACCAGCAAGCCTTCGCGCGAACACGGCTCGAACAGCTCGCGGAGCTGGCCGCCGAAGCGCAGGGTGCAGCGGTGGCTGACAAGGCTGCCGTGCAGGCGAGCTAG
- a CDS encoding LLM class F420-dependent oxidoreductase, whose protein sequence is MAIRLGLQIPNFSYGTGVEKLFPTVIAQAREAESAGFDSVFVMDHFYQLPMLGSPDQPMLEAYTALGALATATERVQLGTLVTGNTYRNPTLLAKIITTLDVISQGRAILGIGTGWFELEHDQLGFEFGTFTDRFNRLDEALQIILPMIKGERPSFSGDWYHTNEALANPRLRDHIPLMIGGSGEKKTIPLAARHFDHLNVIAGFDELPGKVQVVRRRCEEIGRDPATLETSTLITAVIDENMKADQIPAEMTQHMVVGSAESIADQIQAKVLNAGIDSLIINMPIYTPGAINEAGEALRPLVGR, encoded by the coding sequence GTGGCTATTCGGCTTGGTCTGCAGATCCCCAACTTCTCCTACGGCACCGGGGTAGAGAAGCTTTTTCCGACGGTCATCGCCCAGGCCCGCGAGGCCGAGTCGGCTGGATTCGACTCGGTTTTCGTCATGGACCACTTCTACCAACTACCCATGTTGGGCTCACCCGACCAGCCCATGCTCGAGGCCTATACCGCCCTCGGCGCGCTGGCTACCGCTACCGAACGTGTGCAGCTGGGCACCTTGGTAACCGGTAACACCTACCGCAATCCAACCCTGCTGGCCAAGATCATCACCACGCTCGATGTGATCAGCCAGGGCCGGGCGATTTTAGGCATCGGCACCGGCTGGTTCGAGCTTGAGCATGATCAACTCGGTTTCGAGTTCGGCACCTTCACCGATAGGTTCAACCGGCTCGACGAGGCGTTACAGATCATCCTGCCGATGATCAAGGGCGAGCGCCCCAGCTTCTCGGGTGACTGGTACCACACCAACGAGGCGCTGGCCAATCCCCGCCTCCGCGACCACATTCCGCTGATGATCGGCGGCAGCGGTGAGAAGAAGACGATCCCGCTCGCCGCACGACACTTCGACCACCTCAACGTGATCGCCGGGTTCGACGAGCTACCAGGCAAGGTGCAAGTGGTGCGGCGGCGGTGCGAGGAGATCGGCCGCGATCCGGCGACGTTGGAAACCAGCACGCTGATCACGGCCGTTATTGATGAAAACATGAAAGCCGACCAGATCCCCGCCGAAATGACTCAGCACATGGTAGTCGGAAGCGCTGAGTCTATCGCCGACCAGATCCAGGCCAAAGTGCTCAACGCGGGAATCGACAGCCTCATTATCAACATGCCCATCTACACACCAGGTGCCATCAACGAAGCTGGCGAGGCGCTGCGTCCGCTGGTCGGCCGGTAG
- a CDS encoding SDR family oxidoreductase, whose translation MAVEVLVTGGDTDLGRTIAEGFRDDGHKVTLVGARRNDLEVVAKELDVDAIVCDTTDPVSLSEARGLFPHHLDTIVHVPAPGFDAGDPRTFSLSDTANAWRTALDATVLSAVLTVQSVGDHLRSGGSIIGVLAENPPAGSVDAAIKAALSNWVAGQAAVFGTRGITVNAIACGRSVQAGYEGLSRTPPPVAAEITRLALFLNTPASRHITGQTLHVSQGALAHFG comes from the coding sequence ATGGCAGTGGAGGTGCTGGTCACTGGGGGCGACACCGATCTGGGGCGCACAATCGCCGAGGGTTTTCGCGACGACGGTCACAAGGTGACTCTGGTGGGTGCGCGCCGTAACGACCTCGAGGTCGTTGCTAAAGAGCTAGATGTGGACGCGATTGTCTGCGACACCACCGACCCAGTCAGCCTCAGCGAAGCCCGCGGATTGTTCCCCCATCACCTCGACACCATCGTCCACGTGCCGGCGCCGGGTTTTGACGCCGGTGATCCACGCACCTTCTCGCTATCCGATACCGCCAATGCCTGGCGCACTGCACTGGACGCGACGGTGCTTTCGGCGGTGCTGACGGTGCAGTCCGTTGGTGATCATCTGCGTTCCGGCGGCTCGATCATCGGTGTGCTGGCGGAAAACCCGCCAGCGGGCAGCGTCGACGCCGCCATCAAAGCCGCACTGTCGAATTGGGTGGCAGGTCAGGCGGCCGTTTTCGGTACTCGCGGCATCACGGTCAATGCCATCGCCTGCGGGCGTAGCGTCCAAGCCGGATATGAAGGTCTTTCACGCACTCCGCCGCCCGTCGCAGCGGAAATCACCCGGTTGGCGTTGTTCCTTAACACCCCGGCATCTCGCCATATCACCGGCCAGACTCTGCACGTCAGCCAGGGCGCGCTAGCTCATTTTGGCTGA